In a single window of the Arachis hypogaea cultivar Tifrunner chromosome 6, arahy.Tifrunner.gnm2.J5K5, whole genome shotgun sequence genome:
- the LOC112805503 gene encoding uncharacterized protein has product MEGILEDNPSSQDDSQPRRPISEHHETTNQAKIASTIHHANEHVTTDPHHPEKARDKAAQIVQELCLRVQELEGKLNDREKRNNEHGSHATSRSRSHRGRSSTRQRNRRDDRRTSRNRRHEKSPERRYDKKHHRSASRDLNRQRDSDEDRRYRSTKRTRSDHTIMGATPFTEGILRAKLPRGFDKPTDMKYDGTKDPQEHLTAFEARMNLEGASDAVRCRAFPVTLAGPAIKWFNALPNGSITSFHDVTRKFMAQFTTRITKAKHPISLLGVTQKQEESTRKYLDRFNDECLTVDGLTDSVASLCLTNGLMNEDFRKHLTTKPVWTMHEIQNVAKDYINDEEVSQVVAANKRQHVANQHGNPTPRHNVPPKENQRDHIKPTHRPPRIGKFSNYTPLTAPITEVYHQIADRGIIPRARPLKERTGGNKALYCDYHRGYGHKTHDCYDLKDALEQAIRDGKLPEFVKIIREPRRADRDKSPEREGRNPRTQKPPRENTEEDPTIIVNVITGKDVPNKSKLTMKKDLKVMAVKNHDPVTIADSTITFLPEDCQHGTSAEDAPFVISARIGTGLVRRILVDTGADSNILFRGAFDKLGLRNDNLQTHRHGVTGLGDNFLKPDGSVTLPITIGTIIFTKYLLMKFRADDGTIGTIHGDREVAAECDNNSLALRKKSRDAAGIFLADLDARLDGQPRPEPEGDMEKLQIGPTKEEYTFINRNLPYDLKEELSQLLKQNKDLFAFTPADMPGISPDLMSHHLAVDPLAKPVAQRRRKMSPDRAAEVRRQVKALLEANFIREIPYTTWLANVVLIPMHRPDEEKTAFITPDGTYCYKVMPFGLKNAGATYQRLVNKIFRGLNGNKIEVYIDDMLAKTESGEQLIDDLRVIMNTLREHQMRLNPTKCAFGMEAGKFLGFMITQRGVEANPEKCRAVLEMTSPKNLKEIQKLTGRLTALSRFLGASAQKATPFFKLMKKGTPFKWDKECEEAFQHFKRVLTEPPILAKPQTGETLYLYLSITEETIAAALVRENEKKEQKPIYFISKVLQDTEARYSRLEKLAFALLSASRRLRQYFQAHPITIRTDQTVKQVLQKPDLAGRMLAWSIELSQFQIRFEPRNAIKAQALTDFIAVMTPTKPIPEPWKLHVDGSSNSTHGGAGIILENQNGITIEQSIRYDFPVSNNQAEYEALLAGLNLAREVGAKVLEVNTDSQVVCSQINGSYQTRDPLLQQYLNKVHESKEGFENVSIRHVPRERNARADLLSKLASTKSGHGNRSLIQEVVKSPSVSTEINAHLTSSNRESWTYPIWQYLRDGILPPAPKEERRIKREAANYTIIAGQLYKRGFSQPLLKCVEPGDTEYILREIHEGCCGHHIGGKTLAQKIIRAGYFWPTIIRDSVQLTKSCDKCQKHANIHQAAPHQLSVISAERPFGSWGIDLVGPFPTAPGQLRYLIVAIDYYTKWIEAEPLASITATQCRKFVWRQIITRFGIPEVIISDNGTQFTDKRFRELLEGLHISHRFSSVEHPQTNGQVESANKIIVKGLKKRLDEAKGLWADELGSVLWSYRTTPQTSTGETPFRLTYGVEAVIPVEIGDPSPRKTVGGNDEEAERDLVDEERSIAHVKELALKQRISLRYNHGVIRREFADNDLVLRRNDIATTVPQKHGTKTRPSLED; this is encoded by the exons ATGGAGGGCATCCTAGAGGATAACCCATCAAGCCAGGACGACTCCCAACCGCGTCGTCCGATCTCAGAACACCATGAAACCACCAACCAAGCAAAAATAGCAAGCACCATCCACCACGCAAACGAACACGTCACGACGGATCCACATCATCCTGAGAAAGCCAGAGACAAAGCGGCACAAATCGTCCAAGAGCTCTGTCTCCGGGTCCAAGAACTTGAAGGCAAGTTAAACGACAGAGAAAAACGAAATAACGAGCACGGAAGCCATGCAACTTCCAGGTCAAGATCCCACCGCGGCAGATCGTCAACCCGGCAACGCAATAGGAGAGATGATCGCAGAACCTCACGCAACCGCCGACACGAGAAATCCCCTGAGCGACGATACGACAAAAAACACCATCGCAGCGCTTCTCGGGATCTAAATCGTCAACGCGATTCAGACGAAGACCGGAGATACCGAAGCACCAAACGTACGAGAAGCGACCACACCATAATGGGAGCTACACCCTTTACAGAAGGAATCTTAAGAGCAAAACTCCCCAGAGGTTTTGACAAACCAACCGACATGAAGTACGACGGAACTAAAGACCCTCAAGAGCACCTAACAGCCTTCGAAGCCAGAATGAACTTAGAAGGGGCATCCGACGCAGTCCGATGCAGAGCCTTCCCAGTAACCCTTGCCGGACCagcgatcaaatggttcaacgccctcccgaaCGGATCCATAACTAGCTTCCACGACGTCACAAGAAAattcatggcccagttcacaaCCCGAATCACCAAGGCTAAACACCCCATCAGCCTATTAGGGGTCACACAAAAGCAAGAAGAATCCACAAGAAAATACCTTGACCGCTTCAACGACGAGTGCCtaacggtcgacggactcacggacTCCGTTGCCAGCCTCTGCCTAACTAACGGGCTCATGAATGAAGACTTTCGCAAACATCTCACCACCAAACCGGTATGGACCATGCACGAAATCCAGAACGTCGCCAAAGATTACATCaacgacgaggaagtcagccaggtcgtcgcTGCCAACAAGCGGCAACACGTCGCCAACCAACACGGCAACCCGACTCCTCGTCATAATGTACCACCCAAAGAAAACCAACGAGACCACATTAAACCGACCCACCGACCTCCAAGAATAGGAAAATTCTCCAATTACACCCCCTTAACAGCACCAATTACGGAGgtataccaccaaatagcagatcgaGGCATCATCCCCAGGGCCCGACCACTCAAGGAAAGGACAGGAGGAAACAAAGCCCTCTACTGCGACTATCACCGCGGATACGGCCACAAAACACATGATTGTTACGATCTTAAAGACGCCCTTGAGCAGGCCATACGGGACGGCAAACTCCCAGAGTTCGtcaaaatcatcagagaaccaagGCGCGCCGACAGAGACAAATCACCAGAAAGAGAAGGACGCAACCCAAGAACTCAAAAACCACCCAGGGAAAACACCGAAGAAGATCCGACCATCATAGTGAACGTCATCACGGGCAAGGACGTGCCAAATAAGTCAAAACTAACAATGAAAAAAGACCTCAAGGTAATGGCCGTCAAAAACCACGACCCAGTCACCATTGCCGACAGCACGATAACCTTCTTACCCGAGGACTGCCAACACGGCACCTCGGCCGAAGATGCCCCCTTCGTCATATCAGCCCGAATCGGAACAGGACTAGTAAGACGAATACTCGTGGACACGGGTGCCGACTCCAACATCCTCTTCCgaggagccttcgacaaactcgggctCCGCAACGACAACCTCCAAACGCATCGCCACGGCGTCACGGGTCTCGGAGATAACTTCCTCAAACCAGACGGCTCGGTTACTCTCCCCATCACCATAGGGACAA TCATCTTCACCAAATACCTCCTCATGAAATTCAGGGCCGACGACGGCACCATCGGAACCATTCACGGAGACCGGGAAGTCGCCGCCGAATGCGACAACAATAGCTTAGCCCTAAGGAAAAAATCCCGGGACGCAGCGGGAATATTCCTTGCCGACCTAGACGCACGACTAGACGGCCAACCCAGACCGGAACCAGAAGGAGACATGGAAAAACTACAGATAGGGCCAACCAAAGAAGAGTATACTTTCATCAACAGAAACCTCCCATACGACCTCAAAGAAGAACTCTCCCAACttttaaaacaaaacaaagaCCTGTTCGCATTCACCCCAGCCGATATGCCGGGAATAAGCCCCGACCTAATGTCTCACCATCTGGCCGTAGACCCCCTAGCCAAACCTGTAGCGCAAAGAAGACGGAAAATGTCACCAGACCGAGCCGCCGAGGTCCGAAGACAAGTGAAAGCCCTACTTGAAGCCAACTTCATCCGAGAAATCCCTTACACGACCTGGCTGGCCAACGTCGTACTA atcccgatgcaccgaccagacgaagAAAAGACAGCGTTTATCACCCCAGATGGAACCTACTGCTATAAAGTAATGCCCTTCGGCTTGAAAAACGCCGGAGCCACATACCAGCGACTTGTTAACAAAATATTTCGAGGCCTAAACGGAAACAAAATTGAAGTCTACATAGACGATATGCTCGCCAAGACGGAATCCGGCGAGCAGCTAATCGACGACCTCAGGGTAATAATGAACACCCTGCGAGAACATcaaatgcgactcaacccgaCAAAGTGTGCCTTTGGAATGGAAGCAGGAaaattcctcggcttcatgaTCACACAACGCGGAGTAGAGGCAAACCCAGAAAAATGCCGCGCCGTCCTTGAGATGACAAGTCCCAAAAACCTCAAAGAAATCCAAAAACTCACCGGCCGACTAACCGCACTATCCCGTTTCCTCGGAGCATCGGCCCAAAAGGCAACCCCTTTTTTCAAACTTATGAAAAAAGGAACCCCCTTCAAATGGGATAAAGAATGCGAAGAAGCTTTCCAACACTTCAAAAGGGTCCTAACGGAACCTCCAATCCTCGCCAAGCCCCAAACAGGGGAAACACTATACCTGTACCTCTCCATAACGGAGGAAACAATCGCAGCAGCACTCGTCCGGGAAAAcgagaaaaaagaacaaaaacccatatacttcataagcaaagtcctACAAGACACAGAAGCCCGCTATTCGCGATTAGAAAAACTGGCTTTCGCACTCCTCTCGGCATCCCGACGACTACGACAATACTTCCAGGCCCACCCAATAACGATCCGAACCGACCAAACGGTCAAACAGGTATTACAAAAACCCGACCTAGCAGGaagaatgctagcatggtccatcgAGTTATCCCAATTCCAAATCAGGTTCGAACCCCGTAACGCCATCAAAGCACAAGCATTGACCGACTTCATCGCTGTAATGACTCCGACCAAACCAATACCCGAACCGTGGAAACTGCACGTCGATGGCTCATCAAACTCCACCCACGGAGGCGCCGGAATCATACTTGAAAACCAAAACGGGATCACAATCGAACAATCGATAAGATACGACTTTCCAGTATCCAATAACCAAGCGGAATACGAGGCCCTCTTGGCAGGCCTAAACCTAGCCCGGGAAGTCGGCGCCAAGGTACTCGAAGTTAACACCGATTCCCAGGTGGTGTGCTCCCAAATCAACGGGAGCTACCAAACCCGAGACCCCCTGCTCCAACAATACCTCAATAAAGTTCATGAATCAAAAGAAGGATTCGAAAACGTCTCCATACGACACGTCCCCAGGGAACGAAACGCCAGGGCGGACCTACTTTCCAAGCTAGCCAGCACGAAGTCAGGACACGGCAACAGATCGCTAATCCAGGAGGTCGTTAAGTCGCCTTCCGTATCAACAGAAATCAACGCGCACCTAACATCATCAAATCGGGAGTCTTGGACATACCCGATCTGGCAATATCTCCGCGACGGAATCCTACCACCAGCTCCTAAAGAAGAGAGGCGAATAAAAAGAGAAGCCGCCAACTACACCATCATCGCGGGACAACTATACAAACGCGGATTCTCGCAGCCCCTACTTAAATGTGTCGAACCCGGGGACACGGAATACATACTCCGCGAGATCCACGAAGGCTGCTGCGGACACCACATCGGAGGAAAAACGCTAGCCCAAAAAATTATCAGGGCCGGCTATTTCTGGCCCACGATCATTCGAGATTCCGTCCAACTAACAAAAAGCTGCGACAAATGCCAAAAGCATGCCAATATTCACCAAGCCGCCCCACACCAACTCAGCGTTATATCGGCTGAACGGCCATTCGGCAGCTGGGGAATCGACCTCGTCGGTCCCTTCCCCACGGCACCTGGCCAGCTCAGATATCTTATCGTCGCcatagactactacaccaaatggattgaAGCCGAACCCCTGGCCTCCATCACGGCAACCCAATGCCGGAAATTCGTCTGGCGACAGATCATTACCCGGTTCGGAATCCCCGAGGTCATCATCTCCGACAACGGAACCCAATTCACAGACAAAAGATttagagaactcttagaaggatTGCATATATCCCATCGGTTCAGCTCGGTGGAACATCCCCAAACGAACGGACAGGTGGAATCCGCCAACAAGATTATCGTTAAAGGACTTAAGAAACGACTTGACGAAGCCAAGGGATTATGGGCAGACGAGTTGGGATCAGTCCTGTGGTCATACCGAACGACACCACAAACAAGCACGGGAGAAACGCCCTTCCGATTAACATACGGCGTAGAAGCAGTCATCCCAGTAGAAATCGGGGACCCCAGCCCCAGAAAAACGGTTGGAGGTAACGACGAAGAGGCAGAACGGGACCTCGTGGACGAAGAAAGAAGCATAGCCCACGTCAAAGAATTAGCACTCAAACAAAGAATCAGCCTAAGGTACAATCACGGCGTCATCCGACGAGAATTCGCGGACAACGACCTCGTTTTAAGACGAAACGATATCG CCACTACTGTTCCTCAAAAGCACGGAACGAAGACACGGCCATCGCTGGAGGACTGA